One stretch of Maylandia zebra isolate NMK-2024a linkage group LG13, Mzebra_GT3a, whole genome shotgun sequence DNA includes these proteins:
- the eif3s6ip gene encoding eukaryotic translation initiation factor 3 subunit L gives MSYHDEEDYDPYSYTNDYDLHTGDPKADLAYERQYEQQTYHVIPEVIKNFLQYFHKTISDLIDQKVYELQSNRVSSESIEQKIYEIQDVYENSWNKLTDRFFKTSPWPEAEAIASLVGNDAVFLILYKELYYRHIYAKVSGGPTLDQRFESYYNYCNLFNYILNADGPAPLELPNQWLWDIIDEFIYQFQSFSQYRCKTAKKSEEEIEFLRSNPKIWNVHSVLNVLHSLVDKSNINRQLEVYTSGGDPESVAGEYGRHSLYKMLGYFSLVGLLRLHSLLGDYYQAIKVLENIELNKKSMYSRVPECQITTYYYVGFAYLMMRRYQDAIRVFANILLYIQRTRNMFQRSTYKYEMINKQNEQMHGLLAIALTMYPMRIDESIHTQLREKYGDKMLRMQKGDLQVFEELFSFACPKFLSPVVPNYDNVHPNYHKEPFQQQLKVFAEEVQQQAQLSTIRSFLKLYTTMPVAKLAGFLDMTEQEFRIQLLVFKHKMKNLVWTSGISALDGEFQSASEVDFYIDKDMIHIADTKVARRYGDFFIRQIHKFEELNRTLKKMSTTATTVTSGTATGR, from the exons ATGTCATACCACGACGAAGAGGAT TACGATCCTTACTCCTACACAAACGACTACGATCTGCACACTG GTGACCCTAAAGCAGACCTTGCCTACGAGAGGCAGTATGAGCAGCAGACCTACCATGTCATCCCAGAGGTGATCAAGAACTTTCTGCAGTATTTCCACAAAACCATCTCTGACTTGATTGACCAGAAGGTTTATGAGCTGCAGTCCAACCGGGTGTCTAGTGAGAGCATTGAGCAGAAGATCTACGAGATCCAGGACGTCTATGAAAACAG CTGGAACAAGTTGACTGACCGTTTCTTCAAGACCTCTCCCTGGCCAGAGGCTGAGGCCATCGCATCACTTGTTGGCAATG ATGCTGTGTTTCTCATTCTCTACAAAGAACTCTATTACAGACACATCTACGCTAAAGTCAGC GGTGGACCAACTTTGGACCAGAGATTTGAGTCCTACTACAATTACTGCAACCTCTTCAACTACATTCTCA ATGCTGATGGGCCGGCCCCCTTGGAGctgccaaaccagtggctctgggACATCATTGATGAGTTTATCTACCAG TTTCAGTCGTTCAGTCAGTACCGCTGTAAGACAGCCAAAAAGTCTGAGGAGGAAATTGAGTTCCTGAGGAGCAACCCGAAGATCTGGAACGTCCACAGTGTCCTCAATGTTCTCCACTCCCTGGTGGACAAGAGCAACATCAACCGTCAGCTTGAGGTCTACACAAGTGGAG GAGACCCAGAAAGCGTGGCTGGAGAATATGGACGTCACTCTCTGTACAAGATGTTGGGTTACTTCAGCTTGGTCGGGCTTTTGAGGCTTCACTCTCTGCTTGGTGACTATTACCAGGCCATCAAAGTCCTGGAGAACATTGAGCTCAATAAGAAG AGTATGTACTCGCGTGTTCCAGAGTGCCAAATCACCACATATTACTATGTGGGTTTTGCCTACCTTATGATGAGGCGCTACCAGGATGCCATTCGAGTCTTTGCTAACATCCTGCTCTATATCCAGAGAACAAGAAACATGTTCCAGAGGTCAACGTATAAATATGAGATG ATTAACAAACAAAATGAGCAGATGCACGGCCTGCTGGCTATCGCTCTGACCATGTACCCGATGCGCATCGACGAGAGCATCCACACCCAGCTGAGGGAGAAGTACGGAGATAAGATGCTCCGCATGCAAAAGGG AGATCTGCAGGTGTTCGAGGAGCTGTTCAGCTTTGCCTGTCCCAAGTTCTTGTCACCTGTAGTGCCAAACTACGACAACGTCCACCCGAACTACCACAAAGAACCTTTTCAACAGCAGTTGAAGGTCTTTGCTGAGGAGGTGCAGCAGCAGGCCCAGCTCTCCACCATTCGAAG CTTCTTGAAGCTGTACACCACCATGCCAGTAGCCAAGCTGGCCGGATTTCTGGACATGACAGAGCAGGAGTTCCGCATTCAGCTGCTCGTCTTCAAACACAAGATGAAGAATCTGGTGTGGACCAGCGGCATCTCAGCGCTGGACGGAGAGTTCCAGTCTGCGTCTGAGGTCGACTTTTACATTGACAAG GACATGATCCACATTGCCGACACCAAAGTCGCTCGTCGGTATGGAGACTTTTTCATCAGACAGATCCACAAGTTTGAGGAG TTGAACAGGACTCTGAAGAAGATGTCAACCACTGCTACCACTGTGACATCAGGAACCGCTACAGGCCGATGA